The following are from one region of the Cetobacterium somerae genome:
- a CDS encoding HNH endonuclease signature motif containing protein, whose product MARPKTKEDIQRRLYAESMGRCMNPNCRKELFVDGGDIIERAHIIPFCDTKDNSFENLIILCPNCHTDFDKNFAFSSDEVKGWKQNRKDEFEKIFGEKYKTFNELKIAVFPLLLENKTIYEEYYLNDQKELWNKFENKILINNEKLKKLLENNFNLFQSHESKAFSNLEIVRIFLTHIDEFKATRLDKEKSRYILFPKEINSMFGIEPIEGSFLPSVESLEILISKLNNESKVINISIGNDKPYIEFADGERIFLNDTPRLRQLYYEYGCFRSAKVRLESLNFALKYIVSRGLGFEFLNYNNLREILVNKVKIIFVYEYCLSKMALINLSPEIDSIVVNLHNWNGKSCISMEANNFSKILGVTLLTMDDFYGYISKM is encoded by the coding sequence ATGGCAAGACCAAAAACAAAGGAAGATATACAAAGAAGACTGTATGCTGAATCGATGGGAAGATGTATGAATCCAAATTGTAGAAAAGAATTATTTGTAGATGGTGGTGATATAATCGAAAGAGCACACATAATTCCTTTTTGCGATACAAAAGATAATTCATTTGAAAACTTAATTATTTTATGTCCTAATTGTCACACAGATTTTGATAAAAACTTTGCATTTTCATCTGATGAAGTTAAAGGATGGAAGCAAAATAGAAAAGATGAATTTGAGAAAATTTTTGGTGAAAAATATAAAACTTTTAATGAACTAAAAATTGCAGTATTTCCTTTACTTTTAGAAAATAAAACTATATACGAAGAATATTATTTAAATGATCAAAAAGAATTATGGAATAAATTTGAGAATAAAATATTGATAAATAATGAAAAATTAAAAAAACTTTTAGAAAATAACTTTAATCTATTTCAAAGTCATGAAAGCAAAGCTTTTTCAAATTTAGAAATAGTAAGAATATTTTTGACTCATATTGATGAATTTAAAGCTACTCGTTTGGATAAAGAAAAAAGTAGATACATTTTGTTTCCTAAGGAAATTAATTCTATGTTTGGAATAGAACCAATAGAAGGTTCATTTCTTCCTTCAGTTGAATCTTTAGAAATTCTAATTTCAAAATTAAATAATGAGAGTAAAGTTATAAATATTTCTATAGGAAATGATAAACCTTATATAGAATTCGCTGATGGAGAAAGAATTTTTTTAAATGATACACCTAGATTAAGACAACTTTATTATGAATATGGATGTTTTAGAAGTGCTAAGGTAAGATTAGAAAGCCTTAACTTTGCTTTAAAATATATTGTTTCAAGAGGGTTAGGATTTGAATTTTTAAATTATAATAACTTGAGAGAAATTTTAGTAAATAAAGTTAAAATAATCTTTGTTTATGAATACTGTTTGAGTAAAATGGCATTAATAAATCTTTCACCTGAAATTGATAGTATTGTTGTTAATCTTCACAACTGGAATGGAAAAAGTTGTATTTCAATGGAAGCAAATAACTTTTCAAAGATTTTAGGTGTAACTTTATTAACAATGGATGATTTTTATGGATATATTAGTAAGATGTAA
- a CDS encoding M48 family metallopeptidase, which translates to MQVKVTRKKIKNINLKVRPDFTVELSAPESASQEYIDSFLEKKKDWIKKQIQFFKDNLTNETEKKYISGESVKYLGKNYRLKVHKGKEKYVKFMRGYIHLYCLENSDLEDKKELLQNWLRERAKDKIMIIAKKYLDRLEEVPHIKFRDMKTRWGSCNSEKKRIIFNWKLIEKSSYGIEYVVVHELVHLKCNNHSKTFFKYVSVKLPDWEKRRESLYK; encoded by the coding sequence ATGCAAGTAAAGGTAACGAGGAAAAAAATAAAAAATATTAATTTGAAAGTTAGGCCAGATTTTACTGTGGAATTAAGTGCTCCTGAATCGGCTTCTCAAGAATATATTGACTCTTTTTTAGAAAAGAAAAAAGATTGGATAAAAAAGCAAATACAGTTTTTTAAAGATAATTTGACAAATGAAACCGAAAAAAAATATATAAGTGGAGAAAGTGTAAAGTATTTGGGGAAAAACTATAGACTTAAAGTTCATAAAGGAAAAGAAAAATATGTGAAATTCATGAGGGGATATATACATCTTTACTGTTTAGAAAATAGTGATTTGGAGGATAAAAAAGAACTTTTACAAAATTGGTTAAGAGAACGAGCAAAAGATAAGATCATGATTATTGCAAAAAAATATTTAGATAGATTAGAAGAAGTACCTCATATAAAATTTAGGGATATGAAAACAAGATGGGGGTCTTGTAATTCTGAAAAAAAAAGGATAATTTTTAATTGGAAATTGATAGAGAAATCTTCCTATGGAATAGAGTATGTTGTGGTACATGAACTAGTTCATTTGAAGTGCAATAATCATAGCAAGACTTTTTTTAAATATGTGAGTGTTAAACTTCCAGATTGGGAGAAAAGAAGAGAAAGTTTATATAAATAA
- a CDS encoding type I restriction endonuclease subunit R: MFQELKRKNSNRRGIKIYTSELYDQKKVVELLTNMGYRYISEDECIKIRKNKLKDVLLKGILTENLKKINSYEYKGIKYKFSEKNIEEAIEKLDISLEKGLMSANAEITDFLYYGTTLEEKLNDGTKKNFSFKYIDWKDFGENSFYFTEEFEVEKMDLNGKEKHKRPDIVIFINGIPLASIELKKSSVAAEEGISQTIRNQREDNIPHFFKFAQLLMAGNTHEFRYGTTGTPARFWAVWNEEEDLEKELKNLIKDRMINRLDQNIYSLLKKDRFIDLLYQYTLFDNRVKKVARYQQYYAIKKTLKRIEKTDSDGSRHGGLIWHTQGSGKSLTMVMLAKAIQRKIHNAKIIIVTDRKALDQQIKDTFKATEVDVVKASSGSELSKLLRSDRSAVITTVVNKFESVANENIVLNNSNIFILVDESHRTQYGALNAKMKKTFPLGCFIGLTGTPLMKKEKNSMDKFGGMIHKYTIDSAVKDKAVLPLLYDGRLVEQNITNENALNRRFDILAKGLNEEQREDLKKKWSRFKEVASSETRLWEIAMDINEHYKNNWKNTGFKAMFATSSKYEAVKYHQIFQQIGEINTAFIISPPDDREGNEEIEDENKSLVVNEWKKIINNYGDEERYETAMKDEFKSDHGIEILIVVDKLLTGFDIPRATTLYLDKELKDHTLLQAIARVNRLFDEKDYGYIIDYRGLLGNLDRALTTYSTFQNFDEEDISGSLIDIKEEISRVKSYYSHLQEFFMKIKNKSDREEYEVYLEDNKLRKEFYDLLKEYSKALKYSLSSEKVYDYLGDDLERYKKALKFYNDLRASIRIRYHEAIDFGKFEKEMQKMLDTFIDATGVNKLSKVVDIFNVEFAKEVERLEGKRAKADTIRSAVSKTISKKYEENPALYKPLADKIKKTLEEYKSKRISEEDYLKSMEEILDILKNGASLKKESYPKLIKDNFRAQKIYENLKMLIGDQLIGVNDISYNTNLSENSVDKFEVMEDVAYNNTMLLSQLAIDFDKVFLETCKVDWAKNPTLHNKLHQELEDLLWDLEDSCSGIEFDNDTIIEKVIMVAHSMY; encoded by the coding sequence ATGTTTCAAGAATTGAAGAGAAAAAATAGTAACAGGAGGGGGATTAAAATTTATACTTCAGAATTATATGATCAGAAAAAGGTAGTAGAACTTCTTACAAATATGGGATATAGATATATTTCAGAAGATGAGTGTATTAAGATAAGAAAAAATAAATTGAAGGATGTTCTGCTTAAAGGTATCTTAACAGAGAATCTAAAAAAAATAAACTCTTATGAATATAAGGGTATTAAATATAAATTTAGCGAAAAGAATATAGAAGAGGCTATAGAAAAATTAGATATTTCTTTAGAAAAAGGTCTTATGAGTGCCAATGCAGAGATTACAGATTTTTTATACTATGGTACTACACTTGAGGAAAAACTTAATGATGGTACTAAAAAAAATTTTTCTTTTAAATATATAGATTGGAAAGATTTTGGGGAAAATAGTTTTTATTTTACAGAAGAGTTTGAAGTAGAAAAAATGGATCTTAATGGAAAAGAAAAACATAAAAGACCTGATATCGTGATTTTTATAAATGGAATTCCTTTAGCTTCAATAGAACTTAAAAAGTCATCGGTAGCAGCGGAAGAGGGAATATCTCAGACAATTAGAAATCAAAGAGAAGATAACATACCTCATTTTTTCAAATTTGCTCAACTTTTAATGGCGGGGAATACCCATGAGTTTAGATATGGAACTACGGGAACTCCTGCTAGATTTTGGGCAGTTTGGAATGAAGAGGAAGATTTAGAAAAGGAATTAAAAAATCTTATAAAAGATAGAATGATAAATAGATTAGATCAGAATATTTATTCTCTTTTAAAAAAAGATAGGTTTATAGATTTACTATATCAATATACACTTTTTGATAATAGAGTAAAAAAAGTTGCGAGATATCAGCAATACTACGCAATAAAGAAAACTCTTAAAAGAATAGAGAAAACAGATTCAGATGGCTCTAGACATGGTGGACTAATTTGGCATACTCAAGGAAGTGGGAAATCTTTAACAATGGTTATGCTAGCAAAGGCTATTCAAAGAAAAATTCATAACGCTAAGATAATTATAGTTACGGATAGAAAAGCACTAGATCAGCAAATAAAAGATACATTTAAAGCTACAGAAGTGGATGTAGTAAAAGCAAGTAGTGGTAGTGAACTATCTAAATTACTTAGAAGCGATAGATCAGCAGTTATTACAACTGTTGTAAATAAATTTGAAAGTGTAGCTAATGAAAATATTGTGTTGAATAATTCAAATATTTTTATATTGGTAGATGAATCTCATAGAACTCAATACGGTGCTTTAAATGCTAAGATGAAGAAGACATTCCCATTGGGATGTTTTATAGGATTAACAGGAACCCCTTTAATGAAAAAAGAGAAAAACTCTATGGATAAGTTTGGAGGAATGATTCATAAATATACTATTGATAGTGCTGTCAAGGATAAGGCAGTTTTACCACTTCTTTATGACGGAAGACTCGTGGAACAGAATATAACTAATGAGAATGCATTAAATAGAAGATTTGATATATTGGCCAAAGGATTAAATGAAGAGCAAAGAGAGGATCTGAAGAAAAAGTGGTCTAGGTTTAAAGAAGTTGCTTCAAGTGAGACAAGACTTTGGGAAATTGCAATGGATATAAATGAACATTATAAAAATAACTGGAAAAATACAGGGTTTAAAGCTATGTTTGCAACGAGCTCTAAATATGAAGCTGTAAAATATCATCAAATATTTCAACAGATAGGAGAAATAAATACAGCTTTTATAATCTCTCCACCAGATGATAGAGAGGGAAATGAAGAAATAGAAGATGAAAATAAATCGCTTGTAGTTAATGAGTGGAAAAAAATTATCAACAACTATGGTGATGAGGAAAGATATGAAACGGCAATGAAAGATGAGTTTAAATCAGATCATGGAATAGAAATATTAATTGTTGTTGATAAACTACTTACTGGTTTTGACATTCCAAGAGCGACAACTTTGTATCTTGATAAAGAGTTAAAAGATCATACATTACTGCAAGCTATAGCCAGAGTAAATAGACTTTTTGATGAAAAAGATTATGGATATATAATAGATTACAGGGGACTTCTTGGAAATCTAGATAGAGCACTTACAACATATAGTACTTTTCAAAATTTTGATGAAGAGGATATAAGTGGTTCTTTAATAGATATAAAAGAGGAAATAAGTAGAGTAAAAAGTTACTATTCACATCTGCAAGAATTTTTTATGAAAATAAAGAATAAAAGTGATAGAGAGGAATATGAGGTTTATTTAGAGGATAATAAATTGAGAAAAGAGTTTTACGATCTTTTAAAAGAATATTCAAAAGCTTTAAAATATTCTTTATCTTCAGAAAAGGTTTATGATTATTTAGGTGATGATTTAGAACGATATAAAAAAGCCTTGAAATTTTATAATGATTTAAGAGCATCTATAAGAATTAGGTATCATGAAGCTATTGATTTTGGTAAATTTGAAAAAGAGATGCAAAAAATGTTAGATACTTTTATAGATGCAACAGGAGTTAATAAATTATCAAAAGTTGTGGATATTTTTAATGTGGAATTTGCTAAAGAGGTAGAAAGATTAGAAGGAAAGAGAGCAAAAGCAGATACTATAAGAAGTGCTGTTTCAAAAACTATAAGTAAAAAATATGAAGAAAATCCAGCTTTATATAAACCATTAGCTGATAAAATTAAAAAAACTTTAGAAGAATATAAATCGAAAAGAATTTCTGAAGAGGATTATTTGAAATCAATGGAAGAGATTTTAGATATTTTAAAGAATGGAGCTAGTCTAAAAAAAGAAAGTTACCCTAAACTTATAAAAGATAATTTTAGAGCTCAAAAAATTTATGAAAACTTAAAAATGCTTATAGGTGATCAATTAATAGGAGTGAATGATATTTCATATAACACAAATCTTTCTGAAAATAGTGTTGACAAGTTTGAAGTTATGGAAGATGTGGCTTATAATAATACGATGTTACTTTCGCAATTAGCAATTGATTTTGATAAAGTATTTTTAGAAACTTGCAAAGTTGATTGGGCAAAAAATCCAACACTACATAATAAGTTACACCAAGAGTTAGAAGATTTACTTTGGGATTTAGAGGATAGCTGTTCTGGTATAGAATTTGATAATGATACTATTATTGAAAAAGTAATAATGGTAGCTCATAGTATGTACTAA
- a CDS encoding restriction endonuclease subunit S: MRIEIKERIEKIKNKELPQGYRKIGDGVYPIDWKKVKMEEIFNRVNNPVLVEKDKLYQEIGIRSHGKGIFHKEHKLGVELGNKRVFWIEPNVFIVNIVFAWEQAIAKTTEKEFGMIASHRFPMYKPVKDVLDLEYITYYFKTKRGKEKLELASPGGAGRNKTLGQKEFDRLEIVLPKIEEQIKISTILSKWDEGILKQEKLIEAKKKYKKGMMQKIFSQELRFRDENGNDYPKWKEQKIGEILKESKIIPIEQTLSKRITVRLNLKGVEKRIVNPEEKEGATLNYLRKAGQFIYGKQNLHKGAFGIIPQELNDFQSSTDIPAFDFLGEINEKWFFYFMSREIFYKNLEILATGTGSKRIQPANLLLLNILVPFLGEQTKIANFLSTLDREIELLEKELFVLKSEKQSLMSMLLSGVVITV; encoded by the coding sequence ATGAGAATAGAAATTAAAGAAAGAATAGAAAAAATTAAAAATAAAGAGCTACCCCAAGGGTATAGGAAAATTGGAGATGGAGTGTATCCAATTGATTGGAAAAAAGTAAAAATGGAAGAAATTTTTAATAGAGTTAATAATCCAGTTTTAGTAGAAAAAGATAAATTATATCAAGAGATAGGGATTAGATCTCATGGAAAAGGCATTTTTCATAAAGAACATAAATTAGGTGTAGAGTTAGGAAATAAGAGAGTTTTTTGGATAGAACCTAATGTTTTTATAGTGAATATAGTTTTTGCTTGGGAGCAAGCAATTGCAAAAACTACAGAAAAAGAATTTGGAATGATTGCATCTCATAGATTTCCAATGTACAAGCCTGTTAAGGATGTTTTAGACTTAGAGTATATAACATATTATTTTAAAACAAAAAGAGGAAAAGAAAAGTTAGAATTAGCTTCGCCAGGAGGAGCTGGAAGAAATAAAACTCTAGGTCAAAAGGAGTTTGATAGATTAGAAATAGTTTTGCCCAAAATAGAGGAGCAAATAAAAATATCTACTATTTTATCTAAATGGGATGAAGGAATATTAAAGCAAGAAAAATTGATTGAAGCTAAGAAAAAATATAAAAAAGGTATGATGCAAAAAATATTTTCTCAAGAATTAAGATTTAGGGATGAAAATGGAAATGATTATCCCAAGTGGAAAGAACAGAAAATAGGAGAAATTTTAAAAGAGAGCAAAATTATACCAATAGAGCAAACTTTATCGAAAAGAATAACTGTTAGATTAAATTTAAAAGGGGTGGAAAAAAGGATTGTAAATCCTGAAGAAAAAGAAGGAGCAACTTTAAATTATCTCAGAAAAGCAGGGCAATTTATCTATGGGAAGCAAAATTTACATAAGGGAGCTTTTGGGATTATACCACAAGAACTAAATGATTTTCAATCATCGACAGATATACCTGCTTTTGATTTTCTAGGAGAAATAAATGAAAAATGGTTTTTTTATTTTATGTCTAGAGAAATATTTTATAAAAATTTAGAAATATTAGCTACAGGAACTGGGTCTAAAAGAATTCAACCAGCTAATTTATTATTATTAAATATATTGGTCCCTTTTCTTGGAGAACAAACTAAAATTGCTAATTTTCTTTCAACTTTAGATAGAGAAATTGAATTATTAGAAAAAGAATTATTTGTTTTAAAAAGTGAAAAACAAAGTTTAATGAGCATGTTATTAAGTGGAGTTGTTATAACAGTTTAA
- the rhuM gene encoding RhuM family protein has protein sequence MEVEREILFYNLDVIISVGYRVKSKQGTQFRI, from the coding sequence ATAGAGGTTGAAAGAGAAATACTTTTTTATAATTTAGATGTCATCATATCTGTAGGATATAGAGTTAAATCAAAGCAAGGAACTCAATTTAGAATATGA
- a CDS encoding type I restriction-modification system subunit M: MKKTTQETINNIIWKACDTFRGTMDSSQYKDYILTMLFVKYLSDFYREKKDELILKYDGKMDRVEKQLSREKFTLDETCTFEYLFENRNRENIGEIINSALERIEEDNKGKLEGVFRNIDFNSEAQFGRTKEKNAMLKHLLEDFNSEELDLRPSKLAGNDVIGDSYEYLIAHFAGDAGKKGGEFFTPAEVSTLLAKLAGAKEGDRIYDPTCGSGSLLIKASKEVGSKNFQIYGQERNGQTQSLSKMNMFLHDINDAKIQWGDTIRNPLLLENDKLMKFDVVLANPPFSLDKWGEEEAKSDKYGRFIYGIPPKSKGDYAFVQHMIASMNSEGTVAVVLPHGVLFRGASEGKIREGLIKENLLDAVIGLPANLFFGTNIPACILIFKNNRKDKDIVFIDASNEFAKEKNQNVLRDEDIKKIVSTYKERKEIEKYSHIAQIEEIEENGFNLNIPRYVDTFEDEEIVDIDVLEDEILEIETELVSIRGEMKKILEELGLRG, translated from the coding sequence ATGAAAAAAACAACACAAGAAACAATAAATAATATAATTTGGAAAGCTTGCGACACTTTCAGAGGAACAATGGACTCATCTCAATATAAGGATTATATTTTAACAATGTTATTTGTAAAATACCTATCAGATTTTTATAGAGAAAAGAAAGACGAACTAATATTAAAATATGATGGAAAAATGGATAGAGTTGAGAAACAGTTATCTAGAGAAAAGTTTACTCTTGATGAAACTTGTACTTTTGAATATCTTTTTGAAAATAGAAATAGAGAAAATATTGGCGAGATTATTAATTCTGCCCTAGAAAGAATTGAGGAAGACAATAAAGGGAAATTAGAAGGAGTATTTAGAAATATAGATTTTAATTCAGAAGCTCAATTTGGAAGAACTAAAGAGAAAAATGCAATGCTTAAGCATTTATTAGAAGATTTTAATAGTGAAGAGTTAGATCTTAGACCTAGTAAACTTGCAGGAAATGATGTAATAGGAGATTCATATGAGTATCTTATAGCCCATTTTGCAGGAGATGCAGGAAAAAAAGGTGGAGAATTCTTTACTCCAGCAGAAGTTTCAACTTTGCTTGCAAAGTTAGCAGGAGCAAAAGAGGGAGATAGAATATATGATCCAACTTGCGGATCTGGTTCACTGCTTATAAAAGCTTCAAAAGAAGTTGGAAGCAAAAACTTTCAGATTTATGGACAAGAGAGAAATGGTCAAACACAATCTTTATCTAAGATGAATATGTTCTTACACGATATAAATGATGCAAAAATCCAATGGGGAGATACAATAAGAAACCCGTTACTACTTGAAAATGATAAACTTATGAAATTTGATGTGGTTTTAGCAAACCCTCCATTTTCTCTTGATAAATGGGGAGAAGAGGAAGCAAAATCTGACAAATACGGAAGATTTATATATGGAATTCCTCCAAAATCGAAAGGGGATTATGCTTTTGTGCAACATATGATAGCGAGTATGAATAGCGAGGGAACGGTAGCTGTAGTTTTACCTCACGGAGTTTTATTTAGAGGAGCAAGTGAAGGTAAAATAAGAGAGGGATTAATTAAAGAAAATCTATTAGATGCAGTAATTGGGCTTCCAGCAAATCTATTCTTTGGAACTAACATCCCAGCTTGTATTCTTATTTTCAAAAATAATAGAAAAGACAAGGATATTGTATTTATAGATGCAAGTAATGAGTTTGCAAAAGAGAAAAATCAAAATGTATTGAGAGATGAAGATATTAAAAAAATTGTTAGCACATATAAAGAAAGAAAAGAGATAGAAAAATACTCTCATATAGCTCAAATAGAAGAGATTGAAGAAAATGGATTTAATCTAAATATTCCAAGATATGTGGATACTTTTGAGGATGAAGAGATTGTTGATATAGATGTTTTAGAAGATGAGATTCTTGAAATTGAGACAGAATTAGTTTCAATAAGAGGAGAGATGAAAAAGATTCTAGAAGAGCTAGGTTTAAGAGGGTAA
- a CDS encoding restriction endonuclease subunit S domain-containing protein, whose amino-acid sequence MFLKEIADIRTGLVTSRKKNELGLNPFKYKQITLKSFHESGEFLSNFCDEIDLKEEIEKEFKTQKGDVLVRLREPNIVICIKDEEEMLIPSLFAIIRLKKGMNIIPEYLTMILNSNYVKKQYEKDLAGSSIITLKTSVLSEIIIPIIDIEKQRKKVILDELYQREVKLFERLIELKKLKYKAEINRIIVEDK is encoded by the coding sequence ATGTTTTTAAAAGAAATAGCAGATATAAGAACAGGACTTGTTACTTCTAGAAAAAAAAATGAATTGGGATTAAACCCTTTCAAATATAAACAAATTACTTTAAAATCATTTCATGAGTCAGGAGAATTTCTTTCTAATTTCTGTGATGAGATTGATTTAAAGGAAGAGATTGAAAAAGAGTTTAAGACTCAAAAAGGAGATGTTTTAGTAAGATTAAGAGAACCTAATATAGTAATTTGCATAAAGGATGAAGAAGAAATGTTAATTCCATCATTATTTGCAATTATAAGATTAAAAAAAGGCATGAATATAATACCTGAATATTTAACTATGATTTTAAATAGTAATTATGTAAAAAAGCAATATGAAAAAGATCTTGCAGGGAGCAGTATAATTACTTTAAAAACATCTGTATTATCTGAAATAATAATTCCAATAATAGATATAGAAAAACAAAGAAAAAAAGTGATTTTAGATGAACTTTATCAGAGAGAAGTGAAACTTTTTGAAAGGTTAATTGAGCTAAAAAAATTAAAATATAAAGCAGAGATAAATAGAATAATAGTGGAGGATAAATAA
- a CDS encoding class I SAM-dependent methyltransferase, with amino-acid sequence MSVKFYNDNADDFFNNTVNADMSATYKIFEEKLSEKTGEILDLGCGSGRDAKHFLDEGFTVTALDLSPVLAEKASEFIGQKVIVADMKDLDFQDRFIGIWACASLLHLREEEVLETLKRCHKALKKDGVIYASFKYGESNYEKDGRSFTCFTKDKFLDLIKDLEFCYYETFETGDVRPGREKERWLNVILKKG; translated from the coding sequence ATGTCAGTAAAATTTTATAATGATAATGCAGATGATTTTTTTAACAACACAGTAAATGCAGATATGAGTGCTACTTATAAGATTTTTGAAGAGAAACTTTCAGAAAAAACAGGGGAAATTCTTGATTTAGGTTGCGGAAGCGGAAGAGATGCTAAGCACTTTTTAGATGAAGGGTTTACGGTTACAGCTTTAGATCTCTCACCAGTTCTAGCTGAAAAAGCTAGTGAATTTATTGGACAAAAGGTTATTGTGGCGGATATGAAAGATTTAGATTTCCAAGATAGATTTATAGGAATCTGGGCTTGTGCTTCATTACTTCATCTAAGAGAGGAAGAGGTTTTAGAAACATTGAAAAGATGTCATAAAGCTTTAAAGAAAGATGGAGTTATATATGCATCATTTAAATACGGAGAAAGTAACTATGAGAAAGATGGAAGAAGTTTTACTTGTTTTACAAAGGATAAATTTTTAGATTTAATAAAAGATTTAGAGTTTTGTTATTATGAAACTTTTGAAACTGGAGATGTTAGGCCTGGAAGAGAAAAAGAAAGATGGCTTAATGTAATTTTGAAAAAGGGATAA
- a CDS encoding GGDEF domain-containing protein, with amino-acid sequence MILIDLDNFKCINDSMGHQKGDEVITFIGMKLKEIFDKEGIVGRLGGDEFVVYLENVSKVDLEVYLERMIAELEMTIEKIKIKSTIGVAYDKKGNCNFKELYKLADLALYALKKTNKGSYLIKEI; translated from the coding sequence TTGATACTAATTGATTTGGATAACTTTAAGTGTATAAATGATAGTATGGGACATCAAAAAGGAGATGAGGTCATAACTTTCATTGGGATGAAACTTAAGGAGATATTTGATAAAGAGGGGATTGTAGGACGTCTAGGCGGAGATGAATTCGTGGTATATTTAGAGAATGTATCTAAGGTTGATTTAGAAGTTTACTTAGAAAGAATGATAGCTGAATTAGAAATGACAATTGAAAAAATAAAGATAAAATCAACTATTGGAGTAGCTTATGATAAAAAGGGTAACTGTAACTTTAAAGAGTTGTATAAGTTAGCTGATTTAGCATTATATGCTTTAAAGAAAACAAATAAGGGTAGTTATTTGATTAAAGAAATTTAA
- a CDS encoding queuosine precursor transporter: MMMNGMLLQNEMLWIIKLFLSFIIVLGAYKCFGKTGLFIWIPISMFIASVEVMVLVKLFGLHASLGNIPYASAFLVTDILSEKYGEKEAKKAIWIGFFTNIVIAFMINFALMFTPEADGLEMHSNLKSIFGLFPRFMIVGLVSYAISQHVDIYLYKILKEKFPKHLWIRNNGSTMVSQLVDNILFTTLAFTGIFSFEVMFEIFLSTYILKWIVAAMDTPFLYLATKMDSKKSLC, encoded by the coding sequence ATGATGATGAATGGAATGTTATTACAAAATGAGATGTTATGGATAATAAAACTGTTTTTAAGTTTTATTATTGTTTTAGGTGCTTATAAATGTTTTGGAAAAACAGGACTTTTTATTTGGATTCCAATATCTATGTTTATAGCAAGTGTTGAGGTAATGGTTTTAGTTAAACTTTTTGGTTTGCATGCATCACTAGGAAATATACCTTATGCTAGTGCATTTTTAGTTACAGATATACTTTCTGAAAAGTATGGAGAAAAAGAGGCTAAGAAAGCTATTTGGATAGGATTTTTTACTAATATAGTTATAGCATTTATGATAAACTTTGCACTGATGTTTACTCCAGAAGCAGACGGACTAGAGATGCATAGTAATCTAAAATCGATTTTTGGATTATTCCCAAGATTTATGATAGTTGGATTAGTTTCGTATGCAATATCTCAGCATGTAGATATATATCTGTATAAGATTTTAAAAGAGAAGTTTCCAAAGCATCTATGGATTAGAAATAATGGAAGTACTATGGTAAGTCAGTTAGTGGATAATATTTTATTTACAACTTTAGCCTTCACAGGGATTTTCTCTTTTGAAGTTATGTTTGAGATATTTTTAAGTACATATATATTAAAATGGATAGTTGCAGCTATGGATACACCATTTTTATACTTGGCGACTAAGATGGATTCTAAAAAGAGTTTATGCTAA